The Rhizobium sp. WSM4643 genome contains the following window.
AGATGCAAGGCCTCAAAGGCCGACATTCGGCTTGTCGATGATTTCTCTGAGCGCGAAGCTGGAATTGATCTTCACGACGTGGGGCAGGGCCGACAGCCAGTCGCGGTGGATGCGCTCATAGTCCTCGAGATCGCGGGCGGCGACGCGCAAGATATAGTCGTATTCGCCCGACATCAGGTAACAGACGAGCACGTTCGGGCAGAGTTTCACTGCTGCCTCGAATTCCGCCAGCGTCTTGGCGAACTGGCCGGAGAGCGAGATATGCACGATGGCGATCATCTTGTAGTCGAGCGCCTTGTGTGAAAGCCGCGCATGGTAGCCGCCGATGACGCCGCTTCTTTCCAAGATGTCGAGCCGGCGCGAACAGGCCGAAGGCGACAATCCGATCCTTTCGGCAAGCTCGGCATTGGTGATGCGGGCATTGGTCTGCAATGCCCGCAGAATCGCAAGATCGATGGTGTCGAGATCAGCCATTCGAAGAACCTTCGAAAAAAGATAGGATGAATGCAATAATCGCCGAAAAATCGCGTCTTCGCAAATCGTCTTTGCAAGGACATTTCACTGTCTTGATGGTTGGATTCCTCATCTGAAAAAATCCGCGGCCGCGGAGATAAAATGAGAGGAACGCGCATGCGTGTCGGTTGCCCGAAGGAAATCAAGAATCATGAATATCGCGTCGGCCTGACGCCGGCTTCGGTGCGAGAATATGTTGCCCACGGCCACGAGGTCTGGGTGGAGACCAAGGCAGGCGTCGGTATCGGCGCTGATGATGCTGCGTATGCCGCGGCCGGCGCGAAGATCGCCGCCTCCGCCAAGGATATCTTCGAAAAGTGCGACATGATCGTCAAGGTGAAGGAGCCGCAGCCTGGCGAATGGGCGCAGCTCCGTGACGGCCAGCTCCTCTACACCTATCTGCATTTGGCGCCGGATCCCGAACAGACCAAGGGTCTCATCGCCTCCGGCGTCACCGCGATCGCCTATGAGACGGTGACTGACGAGCGCGGCGGCCTGCCGTTGCTGGCGCCGATGTCGGAGGTCGCCGGACGCCTGTCGATCCAGGCGGGAGCGACCGCGCTGCAGAAGGCCAATGGCGGCCTCGGCGT
Protein-coding sequences here:
- a CDS encoding Lrp/AsnC family transcriptional regulator; translated protein: MADLDTIDLAILRALQTNARITNAELAERIGLSPSACSRRLDILERSGVIGGYHARLSHKALDYKMIAIVHISLSGQFAKTLAEFEAAVKLCPNVLVCYLMSGEYDYILRVAARDLEDYERIHRDWLSALPHVVKINSSFALREIIDKPNVGL